Proteins encoded within one genomic window of Prauserella marina:
- a CDS encoding short-chain fatty acyl-CoA regulator family protein codes for MEKTYAGARLRQLREDRSMTQSELARLLGISPSYVNQLEHNGRPLTLPVLLRLTEHFGVDTEFFAAQDIARLVADVREVFADGTVGGAISPGQVDELTTQLPDVARTLVSLHRRYREAVENIATLVSEQGLDRTTAQQPHEEIRDWFYLRRNHVAELDEPAERLATELRLIPGEVRAGLAAGLRDRHGVEVVTAPIGSDQHRFDAAARVLHLSPALRPGQAAFRLASELALLEAGETIDRLVDDGTFSGDTARRLARIGLANYFAGALVLPYRVFLGAAERYRYDITRLSDHFGVGFETICHRLSTLQRRGTRGVPFSFIRVDRAGNISKRQSATGFHFSRVGGSCPLWIVYEAFGSPGRIVTQVAELPDGKKYFWLARTVTRTVGGHGDPGKTFAIGLGCELRHARRLVYSDGLALGADAAVTPIGMGCKVCERPSCPQRAFPAIGKTLRVDEHTSSLLPYPPLT; via the coding sequence GTGGAGAAGACGTATGCGGGTGCTCGGCTTCGCCAGCTGCGCGAGGACCGGTCGATGACCCAGTCCGAGCTGGCGCGACTACTGGGAATCTCGCCGAGTTACGTCAACCAGTTGGAGCACAACGGCCGTCCGCTCACGCTGCCCGTCCTGCTCCGGCTCACCGAACACTTCGGGGTGGACACGGAGTTCTTCGCGGCGCAGGACATCGCCAGGCTGGTCGCCGACGTCAGGGAGGTCTTCGCCGACGGCACTGTGGGCGGCGCGATCTCCCCCGGCCAGGTGGACGAGCTGACCACCCAGTTGCCCGACGTCGCGCGGACTTTGGTCTCACTGCACCGGCGCTACCGCGAAGCGGTGGAGAACATCGCGACACTGGTATCCGAGCAGGGACTCGACCGCACCACGGCCCAGCAGCCCCACGAGGAGATCCGCGACTGGTTCTACCTGCGCCGCAACCACGTCGCCGAACTGGACGAACCCGCCGAGAGGCTGGCCACCGAGCTGCGCCTGATCCCCGGCGAAGTGCGCGCGGGGCTCGCGGCCGGCTTGCGGGACAGGCACGGAGTCGAGGTCGTCACCGCGCCGATCGGCTCCGACCAGCACCGGTTCGACGCCGCCGCGCGAGTACTGCACCTCTCCCCTGCTCTACGTCCCGGCCAAGCGGCATTCCGGCTTGCCTCCGAACTGGCCTTACTTGAGGCGGGCGAGACCATCGACCGGCTAGTCGACGACGGAACCTTCAGCGGCGATACCGCACGCCGACTGGCCCGGATCGGTCTGGCCAACTATTTCGCGGGTGCGCTCGTGTTGCCTTACCGGGTCTTTCTCGGCGCGGCAGAGCGCTATCGCTACGACATCACCCGCCTGTCCGACCATTTCGGAGTCGGGTTCGAGACGATCTGTCACCGGCTGTCGACGTTGCAGCGACGTGGAACCCGCGGCGTGCCATTCTCGTTCATCCGGGTCGACCGGGCCGGCAACATCTCGAAACGCCAGTCCGCGACCGGGTTCCACTTTTCTCGCGTCGGCGGCTCTTGTCCACTGTGGATAGTATACGAGGCGTTCGGTTCACCGGGGAGGATTGTCACGCAGGTCGCCGAACTGCCGGACGGCAAGAAGTACTTCTGGCTGGCCCGCACGGTGACCCGCACCGTGGGCGGGCATGGCGACCCTGGCAAGACGTTCGCGATCGGCCTGGGCTGCGAACTGCGCCATGCGCGGCGGCTCGTCTATTCCGACGGTCTCGCGCTGGGCGCCGACGCGGCGGTTACCCCGATCGGGATGGGCTGCAAGGTGTGTGAACGGCCGTCCTGCCCACAGCGGGCATTTCCCGCGATCGGGAAGACGCTACGCGTCGACGAACACACCAGCAGCCTGCTCCCCTACCCACCGCTGACCTGA
- a CDS encoding CoA-acylating methylmalonate-semialdehyde dehydrogenase — protein sequence MVTDLQHFIDGKPVPGTSGRFADVFDPSSGAVQARAPLASADEVANAVTTAAEAQLEWARWNPQRRARVLMKFLDLARSEEDGLARLLSSEHGKTIADARGDIQRGLEVVEFATGIPHLLKGEFTDSAGTGIDVYSMHQPLGVVAGITPFNFPAMIPLWKAAPAIACGNAFVLKPSERDPSVPLRLAEMFIEAGLPPGVFQVVNGDKEAVDALLTDPRVEAVGFVGSSSIAEYIYTTAAQHGKRAQCFGGAKNHMIVMPDADLNQVVDALIGAGYGSAGERCMAISVAVPVGEATADALVDQLAERVKTLKVGAAHDETADFGPLVTAQAVQRVRDYIDSGLTEGAELVVDGRDLTVPGHENGFFLGGCLFDRVTPEMRIYREEIFGPVLSVVRAADYEEALRLPSEHEYGNGVAIFTRDGDTARDFTSRVNTGMVGVNVPIPVPIAYHTFGGWKRSGFGDLNQHGPDSIRFYTKTKTVTSRWPSGIKEDASFVIPTMN from the coding sequence ATGGTTACCGACCTCCAGCACTTCATCGACGGCAAGCCGGTTCCCGGCACCTCGGGCCGCTTCGCCGACGTCTTCGACCCCAGCAGCGGCGCCGTCCAAGCCAGGGCGCCGCTCGCATCCGCCGACGAGGTCGCGAACGCCGTCACCACCGCCGCCGAGGCCCAACTCGAATGGGCTCGCTGGAACCCACAGCGTCGCGCTCGGGTGCTGATGAAGTTCCTCGACCTTGCGCGGTCCGAAGAGGACGGTCTAGCCAGGCTGCTGTCCTCCGAGCATGGCAAGACGATCGCCGACGCGCGTGGCGACATCCAGCGCGGGTTGGAAGTCGTCGAGTTCGCGACCGGCATCCCGCACCTGCTCAAGGGCGAGTTCACCGACTCCGCCGGCACCGGCATCGACGTCTACTCGATGCACCAGCCGCTGGGGGTCGTCGCCGGGATCACGCCGTTCAACTTCCCCGCGATGATCCCGCTGTGGAAGGCGGCGCCCGCGATCGCTTGCGGCAACGCGTTCGTTCTCAAGCCCTCCGAACGCGACCCTTCGGTCCCTCTTCGGCTGGCGGAAATGTTCATCGAGGCTGGCCTACCGCCAGGCGTGTTCCAGGTCGTCAACGGTGACAAGGAAGCTGTCGACGCGCTACTCACCGACCCTCGGGTCGAGGCGGTCGGGTTCGTCGGCTCCTCGTCGATCGCGGAGTACATCTACACGACAGCGGCCCAGCACGGGAAGCGGGCACAGTGCTTCGGCGGCGCGAAGAACCACATGATCGTGATGCCCGACGCGGATTTGAACCAGGTGGTGGACGCGCTGATCGGCGCGGGATACGGGTCGGCAGGCGAACGCTGCATGGCCATCTCCGTCGCCGTCCCGGTCGGCGAGGCCACCGCGGACGCGCTGGTTGACCAGCTGGCGGAACGCGTGAAGACCTTGAAGGTCGGTGCCGCGCACGACGAGACCGCCGACTTCGGTCCATTGGTCACCGCCCAAGCCGTCCAACGGGTCCGCGACTACATCGACAGTGGGCTTACCGAGGGCGCCGAACTGGTCGTCGACGGTCGCGACCTCACGGTGCCCGGTCACGAGAATGGTTTCTTCCTCGGCGGCTGCCTTTTCGACCGGGTCACCCCGGAAATGCGGATATATCGCGAGGAGATCTTCGGCCCAGTCCTCTCGGTCGTGCGCGCCGCGGACTATGAGGAGGCGCTGCGGTTGCCGAGTGAGCATGAGTACGGCAACGGCGTCGCGATCTTCACCCGCGACGGAGACACCGCCCGCGACTTCACCTCCCGGGTGAACACCGGCATGGTCGGGGTCAACGTGCCCATCCCGGTGCCGATCGCTTACCACACCTTCGGCGGCTGGAAGCGCTCCGGTTTCGGTGACCTCAATCAGCACGGGCCCGACTCGATCCGCTTCTACACCAAGACGAAGACCGTTACCTCGCGGTGGCCGTCGGGCATCAAGGAAGACGCTTCCTTCGTCATCCCCACGATGAACTGA
- a CDS encoding acyl-CoA dehydrogenase family protein: protein MRLTDEQRALRDTAADFAAEHLAPHAVEWDQAKHFPVDVLRKAAQLGLGGIYLPEDVGGSGLGRLDGVLVFEALATGCPSIAAYVSIHSMVTTMIDRFGNEAQRHRHLPKMSTMESFGSYCLTEPDAGSDAAALSARARWDGEHYVLDGVKQFISGAGTSDVYVVLARTGGPGAGGISAFVVERNTPGMSFGPNEAKMGWNAQPTRQVIFEGARVPASALLGEEGGGFKVAMSALDGGRLNIAACSLGGAETALAKAIQYLSGRSAFGARLSEAPALRFRLADMRTELEAAHTLLWRAADALDRGDPNITQLSAMAKRFCTDVGFEIANQALQMHGGYGYLAEYGLEKIVRDLRVHQILEGTNEIMRVIISRRMLKEAS from the coding sequence ATGAGACTCACCGATGAGCAACGCGCGCTACGGGACACGGCCGCGGACTTCGCGGCCGAGCACCTCGCGCCGCACGCGGTCGAATGGGACCAGGCCAAGCATTTCCCGGTCGATGTCCTGCGCAAAGCGGCACAGCTCGGCCTCGGCGGGATCTATCTGCCGGAAGACGTCGGCGGGTCTGGGCTCGGACGGCTCGACGGGGTACTCGTCTTCGAAGCCCTCGCCACGGGCTGTCCCTCGATCGCGGCCTACGTTTCCATCCACAGCATGGTCACGACGATGATCGACCGGTTCGGCAACGAGGCCCAACGCCACCGGCACCTTCCCAAGATGTCCACAATGGAATCTTTTGGCAGCTACTGTCTCACCGAACCCGACGCGGGATCAGACGCCGCCGCGCTCTCGGCCCGCGCCCGGTGGGACGGCGAACACTATGTCCTCGACGGAGTCAAGCAGTTCATTTCCGGCGCGGGCACCTCCGACGTCTACGTCGTGCTCGCCCGCACCGGAGGCCCCGGAGCGGGTGGGATCTCCGCGTTCGTCGTCGAGCGCAACACACCCGGTATGTCCTTCGGGCCGAACGAGGCCAAGATGGGCTGGAACGCCCAGCCCACCCGGCAGGTCATCTTCGAAGGGGCACGTGTCCCGGCGTCGGCATTGCTCGGCGAAGAAGGCGGTGGTTTCAAGGTGGCGATGTCGGCTTTGGACGGTGGAAGGCTCAATATCGCCGCCTGCTCGCTCGGCGGAGCAGAAACTGCGCTGGCCAAAGCTATCCAGTACTTGTCGGGACGATCGGCGTTCGGTGCCCGCCTCTCGGAGGCACCGGCCCTGCGGTTCCGGCTGGCCGACATGCGCACCGAGCTCGAAGCCGCCCACACGCTGCTCTGGCGCGCCGCCGACGCGCTCGATCGCGGCGACCCCAACATCACCCAGCTTTCGGCCATGGCCAAGCGGTTCTGCACCGATGTCGGGTTCGAGATCGCCAATCAGGCATTGCAGATGCACGGCGGCTACGGCTACCTGGCCGAATACGGACTGGAGAAGATCGTCCGCGACCTGCGGGTGCACCAGATCCTCGAAGGTACCAACGAGATCATGCGGGTGATCATCTCTCGCCGCATGCTGAAGGAGGCGTCGTGA
- a CDS encoding enoyl-CoA hydratase/isomerase family protein: protein MSDVEFLVHSGIGRITLNRPRALNALTHNMVSAITSHLHRWREDPAVRAVAVDGAGDRGLCAGGDIRSIYDDARSGGTATLEFWADEYRMNATIAAYPKPYLAIMDGLVMGGGVGVSAHGSHRVVTDRSRIAMPEVGIGFVPDVGGTYLLSRTPGELGTHAALTATQLSGADAIHCGLADHYVPADRLPDLFDALAANTPVAAIAMVADPPPPSPLAGESTWIDHCYTADSVEEILDRLRDGGETAVAAAKTIEGKSPTALKVALRALRTAATLPDLETVLAQEYRISRHAFASPEFTEGIRAQIVDKDRSPRWSPATLPEVDDNLVDAYFADLGPDEWTGVTR, encoded by the coding sequence GTGAGCGACGTCGAATTCCTCGTCCACAGTGGGATCGGCCGGATCACGCTCAACCGGCCCCGTGCCCTCAACGCCCTGACCCACAACATGGTCAGCGCCATCACCAGTCACCTCCACCGCTGGCGCGAGGACCCCGCCGTGCGCGCGGTCGCCGTCGACGGCGCCGGAGACCGTGGCCTGTGTGCCGGCGGCGACATCCGGTCCATCTACGACGATGCCCGCTCCGGCGGCACGGCCACATTGGAGTTCTGGGCCGACGAGTACCGGATGAACGCCACCATCGCCGCCTACCCGAAGCCGTACCTGGCGATCATGGACGGGCTGGTCATGGGCGGCGGGGTCGGAGTATCCGCGCACGGTAGCCACCGCGTTGTCACCGACCGGTCGCGCATCGCCATGCCCGAGGTCGGGATCGGGTTCGTGCCCGATGTTGGCGGCACCTACCTCCTCTCGCGCACGCCAGGCGAGCTGGGTACGCACGCCGCGCTGACCGCCACACAGCTCTCCGGTGCCGACGCCATCCACTGTGGACTGGCCGACCACTACGTCCCGGCCGACCGGCTACCCGACCTGTTCGACGCGCTGGCCGCGAACACGCCAGTCGCGGCTATCGCGATGGTCGCCGATCCGCCACCGCCAAGTCCGCTCGCGGGCGAAAGCACGTGGATCGACCACTGCTACACCGCCGACAGCGTCGAAGAGATCCTCGACCGGTTGCGCGACGGCGGGGAGACGGCCGTCGCGGCGGCCAAGACGATCGAGGGCAAATCGCCCACCGCGCTGAAGGTCGCGCTGCGGGCGCTTCGCACGGCGGCGACGCTGCCGGACCTGGAGACGGTGCTCGCCCAGGAGTACCGGATCTCGCGCCACGCGTTCGCTTCCCCGGAGTTCACCGAGGGAATCCGCGCACAGATCGTCGACAAAGACCGATCACCTCGATGGTCCCCGGCGACCCTGCCGGAGGTCGACGACAACCTGGTCGATGCCTACTTCGCGGATCTGGGACCGGACGAATGGACAGGAGTGACCCGATGA
- the mmsB gene encoding 3-hydroxyisobutyrate dehydrogenase yields the protein MSIAFLGLGNMGGPMAANLVKAGQKVTGYDPVSEARVTAAGHGVSVADSAVTAIAGADVVITMLPSGQHVLECYREIVPATEPGTLFLDCSTIEVADAHAAAGLAAARGHLALDAPVSGGVVGATAATLTFMAGGPSEAFIAAEPYLKNMGKKVVHCGETGAGQAAKICNNMILGVSMIAVSEAFVLGRRLGLTDQALFDVASTASGQCWALTTNCPVPGPVPGSPANREYAGGFASGLMLKDLHLAQAAARAEGVRTELGKHAEELYSEFVAQDGPGRDFSAIITSLTGDGTA from the coding sequence ATGAGCATTGCCTTTCTGGGACTCGGGAACATGGGCGGACCGATGGCCGCCAACCTCGTCAAAGCCGGGCAGAAGGTGACCGGCTACGATCCGGTCTCCGAAGCCCGCGTCACGGCGGCAGGTCATGGCGTTTCCGTCGCGGACTCCGCGGTCACGGCCATCGCGGGAGCTGACGTCGTGATCACCATGCTGCCCAGCGGGCAGCACGTGCTGGAGTGCTACCGAGAGATCGTCCCCGCCACGGAGCCGGGCACGCTGTTTCTCGACTGTTCGACCATCGAAGTCGCCGACGCACACGCCGCCGCGGGCCTCGCCGCCGCACGAGGACACCTCGCCCTTGACGCACCGGTGTCGGGCGGCGTCGTCGGAGCTACCGCCGCCACGCTCACCTTCATGGCGGGCGGCCCCTCGGAGGCGTTCATCGCCGCTGAGCCATATCTGAAGAACATGGGCAAGAAGGTCGTCCACTGTGGTGAGACGGGCGCCGGACAGGCGGCGAAGATCTGCAACAACATGATTCTCGGTGTCTCGATGATCGCGGTCAGTGAGGCGTTCGTCCTTGGACGGCGGCTCGGCCTGACCGACCAGGCACTGTTCGATGTCGCTTCGACGGCATCAGGGCAGTGCTGGGCGCTCACCACCAACTGCCCGGTACCGGGGCCGGTGCCAGGCAGCCCTGCCAACCGGGAGTACGCGGGCGGGTTCGCCAGCGGCCTGATGCTCAAGGACCTCCACCTTGCCCAGGCAGCAGCGCGGGCCGAGGGAGTGCGCACCGAACTCGGGAAGCACGCCGAGGAGCTGTACAGCGAGTTCGTCGCCCAGGACGGGCCCGGCCGCGACTTCTCCGCCATCATCACCAGCCTCACCGGCGACGGCACCGCATGA
- a CDS encoding enoyl-CoA hydratase produces MTGTILVDHPADRVARITLDRPTALNALNLQAMREITTTAAELDRDPNVGAIILTGSAKAFAAGADIKEMAPRSFSDVFAEDWFAGWDTLSRVRTPLIAAVAGYALGGGCELAMICDVLIAADNAKFGQPEITLGVIPGMGGSQRLTRAIGKAKAMDLILTGRMMDADEAERAGLVSRIVPADALPEEGVTTASKVASTSKPASMMAKEAVNRAFETSLSEGLLFERRLFHSTFATHDQKEGMAAFTNKRKPDFRHT; encoded by the coding sequence ATGACCGGCACCATCCTCGTCGATCACCCGGCCGACCGGGTCGCCCGGATCACGCTCGACCGGCCCACAGCACTCAACGCCCTGAACCTGCAAGCCATGCGTGAGATCACCACGACGGCGGCCGAACTGGACCGCGACCCGAATGTCGGCGCGATCATCCTCACCGGCTCGGCGAAAGCCTTCGCGGCCGGGGCGGACATCAAAGAGATGGCACCACGGAGCTTCAGTGACGTCTTCGCCGAGGACTGGTTCGCCGGCTGGGACACGCTTTCGCGGGTACGCACTCCGTTGATCGCGGCCGTGGCCGGCTACGCCCTTGGCGGCGGATGCGAACTGGCGATGATCTGCGACGTGCTGATCGCGGCCGACAACGCCAAGTTCGGCCAGCCGGAGATCACCCTCGGTGTCATCCCCGGCATGGGCGGATCCCAACGACTCACCCGCGCCATCGGCAAGGCCAAAGCAATGGATCTGATCCTGACCGGCCGGATGATGGACGCCGACGAAGCCGAGCGCGCCGGGCTGGTGTCGCGGATAGTCCCCGCGGACGCGCTGCCCGAGGAAGGAGTCACGACGGCATCGAAGGTCGCGTCGACGTCCAAACCCGCATCGATGATGGCCAAAGAAGCCGTGAATCGGGCCTTCGAAACCAGCCTCTCCGAGGGCCTCCTGTTCGAGCGGCGGCTGTTCCACTCCACGTTTGCCACCCACGACCAGAAGGAAGGAATGGCAGCGTTCACCAACAAGCGCAAGCCCGACTTCCGGCACACCTGA
- a CDS encoding cupin domain-containing protein produces the protein MTNPSTNIDTVLASFEDRWSPRILTRVNDYDVRLAKVEGTFVWHSHPDTDELFIVLDGSLDIHLRQSGTESVVHLGRHDVFVVPRGIEHCPESSDGAAVMLLEPTGTLSTGDYEGDIPDHITSTAGLPA, from the coding sequence ATGACGAACCCGAGTACAAACATCGACACCGTTCTGGCATCCTTCGAGGATCGCTGGAGCCCACGGATCCTCACCCGAGTCAACGATTACGACGTCCGCCTGGCCAAGGTCGAGGGCACCTTCGTCTGGCACTCCCACCCAGACACCGACGAGCTGTTCATCGTTCTCGACGGCAGTCTCGATATCCACCTTCGGCAGTCAGGGACCGAGAGCGTCGTGCACCTGGGGCGCCATGACGTCTTCGTCGTCCCGCGCGGAATCGAGCACTGCCCGGAGTCCTCGGATGGCGCGGCGGTGATGCTGCTCGAACCAACCGGAACACTCAGCACGGGCGACTACGAGGGAGACATCCCGGACCACATCACCTCGACAGCCGGGCTCCCCGCGTAA
- a CDS encoding GlxA family transcriptional regulator, which produces MSQVSSQLHVVAALVDEGSNPFELACLTEVLGIDRPEVGGLLYDLQMCARQPTVPMRQGFFAMTGIATLSALQRADTVIVPNRPDTATPHHPDVLDAIAQAHDRGARMIGMCSGAFTLAEAAVLDGRRVTVHWQWAEEFRARYPRVHVDDNVLFVDDGDILTSAGSAAALDLALHVVRRDHGAEIGTAVARRLVFPGHRPGGQRQFIERPIPKETESPLAAALAWAEQHATEPISVADIASRAAMSPASLHRRFRNELGSTPIQWLTSVRVEHARRLLEQTDLAVDQIAHRSGLGSTANLRTRLAGQTGLTPSAYRRAFSARLAEQGP; this is translated from the coding sequence ATGTCGCAAGTTTCCTCGCAACTGCACGTCGTTGCCGCTCTGGTCGACGAAGGCTCGAACCCGTTCGAACTCGCTTGTCTGACCGAGGTCCTCGGAATCGACAGACCCGAGGTAGGTGGACTGCTCTACGACCTTCAGATGTGCGCCCGACAGCCGACGGTGCCGATGAGGCAAGGCTTCTTCGCCATGACCGGAATCGCCACACTTTCCGCTCTCCAACGCGCAGACACGGTGATCGTCCCCAACCGACCCGACACCGCCACGCCCCACCACCCCGACGTACTCGACGCGATCGCGCAGGCCCACGACCGCGGCGCACGAATGATCGGCATGTGCAGCGGGGCGTTCACCCTGGCCGAAGCAGCTGTCCTGGATGGGCGTCGCGTCACGGTGCACTGGCAATGGGCCGAGGAGTTCCGAGCCCGATATCCACGCGTGCACGTCGACGATAACGTCCTCTTCGTCGATGATGGCGACATCCTCACCTCGGCCGGCAGCGCCGCTGCCCTCGACCTCGCACTACATGTCGTACGCCGCGACCACGGAGCCGAGATTGGCACGGCCGTGGCGCGGCGTCTGGTCTTTCCCGGACATCGCCCTGGCGGGCAAAGGCAGTTCATCGAACGCCCCATCCCCAAGGAGACCGAAAGTCCACTCGCCGCGGCTCTCGCCTGGGCAGAGCAGCACGCGACAGAGCCCATCTCGGTCGCGGACATCGCCTCACGGGCAGCCATGAGCCCGGCTTCCCTGCACCGACGCTTCCGGAACGAGCTCGGCAGCACACCGATCCAATGGTTGACGAGTGTGCGTGTCGAGCACGCCCGCCGGCTTCTCGAACAAACCGACCTGGCCGTCGATCAGATCGCGCACCGAAGTGGCCTCGGGTCGACCGCTAACCTCCGCACCCGCCTCGCCGGCCAAACCGGGCTCACACCATCTGCATACCGTCGGGCCTTTTCAGCCCGGTTGGCCGAACAGGGGCCATAG
- a CDS encoding VOC family protein, with translation MPHDDATFDHLIHWVDDLEAAMARYEAAGLPTRHALTMPGFRNAAWGVDDERYVELATVDDWDAVATSPYAGSLEILKPAIDELRGSGLLTFAVDVRDARATAARLRESGREVEDVEVRFEEKNAGFVEVFVRDVPAYFPFFITYDPPRAMIARMRAEHRAAQGITFDNCPDLVALLIRSAEPDADARLLADLVGCSVNDATVALPGAEVRFEKGERAGLYGIVVRGPESSAMPAEVAGVTVIVET, from the coding sequence ATGCCACACGACGATGCCACCTTTGATCATCTCATTCACTGGGTGGACGACCTCGAAGCCGCTATGGCGCGTTACGAAGCTGCCGGCCTGCCCACGCGTCACGCTCTCACCATGCCTGGCTTCCGCAACGCCGCCTGGGGTGTGGACGACGAACGCTACGTCGAACTGGCTACGGTTGACGATTGGGATGCTGTCGCGACCTCGCCGTATGCAGGGAGTCTTGAGATCCTCAAGCCCGCTATCGACGAGCTTCGCGGATCTGGTCTCCTGACGTTCGCGGTCGACGTGCGCGACGCGCGTGCCACCGCGGCGCGGCTGCGCGAATCGGGGCGTGAGGTGGAGGACGTCGAGGTGCGCTTCGAGGAGAAGAATGCGGGATTCGTCGAGGTGTTCGTTCGCGATGTCCCGGCGTACTTTCCGTTCTTCATCACTTATGATCCACCGCGAGCCATGATCGCGCGCATGCGCGCCGAACACCGGGCTGCACAGGGAATTACCTTCGACAATTGTCCCGATCTGGTTGCTCTCCTGATCCGAAGTGCGGAGCCCGACGCCGATGCGCGCCTGCTCGCCGACCTTGTCGGTTGTTCCGTCAATGATGCGACGGTCGCTTTGCCTGGTGCTGAGGTGCGCTTCGAAAAAGGGGAGCGAGCCGGTTTGTACGGAATCGTGGTGCGTGGGCCTGAGTCATCAGCTATGCCGGCAGAAGTGGCTGGCGTGACGGTGATCGTCGAAACGTGA
- a CDS encoding PH domain-containing protein — protein sequence MTYATALNRNQDLFFNHGMQRDIPRLLLAPDEKVLLVVPGTAGEYPNVMVVTDRRVMLTQVAGPVKRAKLKREIPAQQVASVSYRPGIFTRIAVHPHQGRPLRIMPHRKTNGERFVLAFEHLLRTGNLPS from the coding sequence GTGACGTATGCGACGGCACTGAACCGCAATCAGGATCTCTTCTTCAACCACGGCATGCAACGGGACATCCCTCGCCTGCTGCTCGCCCCCGACGAGAAGGTCCTGCTGGTCGTTCCCGGGACGGCCGGGGAATACCCGAACGTCATGGTCGTCACCGACCGCCGCGTCATGCTGACCCAAGTCGCCGGCCCTGTGAAACGAGCGAAGCTCAAACGGGAGATTCCCGCGCAGCAGGTCGCGTCCGTCTCCTACAGACCCGGCATCTTCACGCGGATCGCCGTTCATCCGCACCAAGGCCGCCCCCTGCGCATCATGCCCCACCGGAAAACCAACGGCGAGCGCTTCGTGCTCGCCTTCGAACATCTGCTGCGCACCGGGAACCTACCGAGCTGA
- a CDS encoding YdcF family protein has product MLGAGLLESRRVPPLRASRPDYLTSTGTTRHDILLEQQSRTTWENLTYSRNSYGKHQASHRCVIVTNNFHALRAALLARKAKVDGNVIGAPTAWYFWPSATIREFIAVFFEHRVVNFTMCGLIVVLQVLSAI; this is encoded by the coding sequence GTGCTTGGCGCGGGACTCCTCGAAAGCAGGCGGGTCCCACCGCTACGCGCCAGCCGCCCCGACTACCTGACATCCACCGGCACGACCCGCCACGACATTCTCCTGGAACAGCAGTCACGAACGACGTGGGAGAACCTCACCTACAGCAGGAACTCATACGGAAAACACCAGGCCAGCCACCGCTGTGTCATCGTCACCAACAACTTCCACGCATTGCGTGCCGCCCTGCTGGCCCGCAAAGCGAAAGTCGACGGCAACGTCATCGGAGCACCCACCGCATGGTACTTCTGGCCCAGCGCCACGATCCGCGAATTCATCGCGGTCTTCTTCGAACACCGCGTCGTCAACTTCACGATGTGCGGCCTGATCGTCGTGTTACAGGTCCTTTCGGCAATCTGA
- a CDS encoding helix-turn-helix domain-containing protein, translated as MSSSDLGPFLRARRGDVQPGDVGLATHTTRRVPGLRREEVAMLVGVSVDYYARLEQGRERNPSASVLNAIAGALCLDADQREHLFRLADLAPRVLAPVAAAPRRSLLDLLESWPSTPAVIINRQLDVLAHNALAGALYSEFDRVDNVARMTFLDPVGAGFFVHWDRAAESCVANLRLAMGHVDSADAVRGLVVELSAASAGFRRLWAKHDVRGKTHASKAFHHRDVGDLVLDYHAFDIKDSPGRQLIVYQAAPGSSSADKLRLLASLHVAPSATS; from the coding sequence GTGAGCAGCTCAGATCTCGGTCCGTTCCTCAGGGCTCGTCGTGGCGATGTCCAGCCCGGCGACGTCGGACTGGCCACGCACACCACCCGGCGCGTGCCAGGGCTGCGCCGCGAGGAGGTGGCGATGCTGGTCGGCGTCAGCGTGGACTACTACGCGCGCCTGGAGCAGGGGCGCGAACGCAACCCGTCCGCGTCGGTGCTCAACGCGATCGCCGGTGCCCTGTGTCTCGACGCTGACCAGCGTGAGCATCTCTTTCGTCTGGCCGACCTGGCGCCCAGAGTCCTGGCGCCCGTGGCCGCGGCGCCGCGGCGGTCATTGCTGGACCTGCTTGAGTCGTGGCCTTCCACCCCCGCGGTGATCATCAACCGGCAGCTCGACGTGCTGGCGCACAACGCGTTGGCCGGTGCTTTGTACTCGGAATTCGACCGCGTCGACAATGTCGCCCGCATGACGTTCCTCGACCCGGTCGGCGCCGGATTCTTCGTTCACTGGGACCGGGCGGCGGAGTCCTGTGTGGCCAACCTGCGCCTGGCCATGGGACACGTGGACTCCGCCGATGCCGTGCGCGGGCTGGTGGTCGAACTCTCGGCGGCCAGCGCCGGGTTCCGTCGCCTGTGGGCCAAGCACGACGTGCGTGGCAAGACGCACGCTTCCAAGGCGTTCCACCATCGCGACGTCGGCGATCTGGTCCTCGACTACCACGCGTTCGACATCAAGGACTCACCCGGTCGCCAGCTGATCGTCTACCAAGCCGCGCCCGGCTCATCCAGCGCTGACAAGCTGCGGCTGCTGGCCTCACTGCATGTCGCGCCCTCGGCGACCTCCTGA